In Monodelphis domestica isolate mMonDom1 chromosome 3, mMonDom1.pri, whole genome shotgun sequence, the following proteins share a genomic window:
- the RANBP1 gene encoding ran-specific GTPase-activating protein isoform X4: protein MDDSNHDPQFEPIVSLPEQEIKTLEEDEEELFKMRAKLFRFASENDLPEWKERGTGDVKLLKHKEKGTIRLLMRRDKTLKICANHYITPLMELKPNAGSDRAWVWNTHADFADESPKPELLAIRFLNAENAQKFKAKFEECKKELKNQENKVKNEEPKIEPKEESVEPKEEPKEESKEEKAGIVKERSSDQMAEKLEALSVKDGDPESNQEIQVQEAALETQEAQESQEDQEEQEPEAQDKDTELQ from the exons ATGGATGATAGCAACCATGATCCCCAGTTTGAGCCCATTGTCTCTCTGCCTGAGCAGGAGATTAAGACCCtggaggaagatgaagaagagcTCTTTAAGAT GCGAGCAAAGCTGTTCCGATTTGCATCTGAGAATGACCTTCCAGAGTGGAAAGAGCGAGGGACAGGTGATGTGAAGCTACTGAAACACAAGGAGAAAGGGACGATTCGCCTCCTCATGAGGCGGGACAAGACTCTGAAGATCTGTGCGAATCACTATA TAACCCCCCTGATGGAGCTGAAGCCCAATGCAGGCAGTGACAGGGCTTGGGTTTGGAACACACATGCTGACTTTGCCGATGAAAGTCCAAAGCCAGAGCTGCTGGCCATCCGATTCCTGAATGCAGAAA ATGCCCAGAAGTTTAAGGCAAAATTCGAAGAATGCAAGAAGGAGCtaaaaaaccaagaaaataaagtaaaaaatgaagaacCAAAAATAGAACCAAAAGAAGAATCTGTAGAACCgaaagaagaaccaaaagaagAATCGAAAGAAGAGAAAG CAGGAATAGTCAAAGAGAGAAGTTCTGACCAAATGGCTGAGAAGTTAGAGGCACTCTCAGTGAAGGATGGTGACCCAGAGTCTAACCAAGAGATCCAGGTGCAGGAGGCGGCGCTTGAGACCCAGGAGGCCCAAGAGAGCCAGGAGGACCAAGAGGAACAGGAGCCCGAGGCCCAGGATAAGGACACTGAGCTGCAATAA
- the RANBP1 gene encoding ran-specific GTPase-activating protein isoform X3 — protein sequence MATPEDSQEHDSTSEGMDDSNHDPQFEPIVSLPEQEIKTLEEDEEELFKMRAKLFRFASENDLPEWKERGTGDVKLLKHKEKGTIRLLMRRDKTLKICANHYITPLMELKPNAGSDRAWVWNTHADFADESPKPELLAIRFLNAENAQKFKAKFEECKKELKNQENKVKNEEPKIEPKEESVEPKEEPKEESKEEKGIVKERSSDQMAEKLEALSVKDGDPESNQEIQVQEAALETQEAQESQEDQEEQEPEAQDKDTELQ from the exons ATGGCGACTCCCGAG GATTCTCAGGAGCATGATTCGACCAGCGAGGGCATGGATGATAGCAACCATGATCCCCAGTTTGAGCCCATTGTCTCTCTGCCTGAGCAGGAGATTAAGACCCtggaggaagatgaagaagagcTCTTTAAGAT GCGAGCAAAGCTGTTCCGATTTGCATCTGAGAATGACCTTCCAGAGTGGAAAGAGCGAGGGACAGGTGATGTGAAGCTACTGAAACACAAGGAGAAAGGGACGATTCGCCTCCTCATGAGGCGGGACAAGACTCTGAAGATCTGTGCGAATCACTATA TAACCCCCCTGATGGAGCTGAAGCCCAATGCAGGCAGTGACAGGGCTTGGGTTTGGAACACACATGCTGACTTTGCCGATGAAAGTCCAAAGCCAGAGCTGCTGGCCATCCGATTCCTGAATGCAGAAA ATGCCCAGAAGTTTAAGGCAAAATTCGAAGAATGCAAGAAGGAGCtaaaaaaccaagaaaataaagtaaaaaatgaagaacCAAAAATAGAACCAAAAGAAGAATCTGTAGAACCgaaagaagaaccaaaagaagAATCGAAAGAAGAGAAAG GAATAGTCAAAGAGAGAAGTTCTGACCAAATGGCTGAGAAGTTAGAGGCACTCTCAGTGAAGGATGGTGACCCAGAGTCTAACCAAGAGATCCAGGTGCAGGAGGCGGCGCTTGAGACCCAGGAGGCCCAAGAGAGCCAGGAGGACCAAGAGGAACAGGAGCCCGAGGCCCAGGATAAGGACACTGAGCTGCAATAA
- the RANBP1 gene encoding ran-specific GTPase-activating protein isoform X2, translating into MATPEDSQEHDSTSEGMDDSNHDPQFEPIVSLPEQEIKTLEEDEEELFKMRAKLFRFASENDLPEWKERGTGDVKLLKHKEKGTIRLLMRRDKTLKICANHYITPLMELKPNAGSDRAWVWNTHADFADESPKPELLAIRFLNAENAQKFKAKFEECKKELKNQENKVKNEEPKIEPKEESVEPKEEPKEESKEEKAGIVKERSSDQMAEKLEALSVKDGDPESNQEIQVQEAALETQEAQESQEDQEEQEPEAQDKDTELQ; encoded by the exons ATGGCGACTCCCGAG GATTCTCAGGAGCATGATTCGACCAGCGAGGGCATGGATGATAGCAACCATGATCCCCAGTTTGAGCCCATTGTCTCTCTGCCTGAGCAGGAGATTAAGACCCtggaggaagatgaagaagagcTCTTTAAGAT GCGAGCAAAGCTGTTCCGATTTGCATCTGAGAATGACCTTCCAGAGTGGAAAGAGCGAGGGACAGGTGATGTGAAGCTACTGAAACACAAGGAGAAAGGGACGATTCGCCTCCTCATGAGGCGGGACAAGACTCTGAAGATCTGTGCGAATCACTATA TAACCCCCCTGATGGAGCTGAAGCCCAATGCAGGCAGTGACAGGGCTTGGGTTTGGAACACACATGCTGACTTTGCCGATGAAAGTCCAAAGCCAGAGCTGCTGGCCATCCGATTCCTGAATGCAGAAA ATGCCCAGAAGTTTAAGGCAAAATTCGAAGAATGCAAGAAGGAGCtaaaaaaccaagaaaataaagtaaaaaatgaagaacCAAAAATAGAACCAAAAGAAGAATCTGTAGAACCgaaagaagaaccaaaagaagAATCGAAAGAAGAGAAAG CAGGAATAGTCAAAGAGAGAAGTTCTGACCAAATGGCTGAGAAGTTAGAGGCACTCTCAGTGAAGGATGGTGACCCAGAGTCTAACCAAGAGATCCAGGTGCAGGAGGCGGCGCTTGAGACCCAGGAGGCCCAAGAGAGCCAGGAGGACCAAGAGGAACAGGAGCCCGAGGCCCAGGATAAGGACACTGAGCTGCAATAA
- the RANBP1 gene encoding ran-specific GTPase-activating protein isoform X1, with the protein MATPEDSQEHDSTSEGMDDSNHDPQFEPIVSLPEQEIKTLEEDEEELFKMRAKLFRFASENDLPEWKERGTGDVKLLKHKEKGTIRLLMRRDKTLKICANHYITPLMELKPNAGSDRAWVWNTHADFADESPKPELLAIRFLNAENAQKFKAKFEECKKELKNQENKVKNEEPKIEPKEESVEPKEEPKEESKEEKGKAPSAVSCRSLQTHSVLDCLPQSCCFSSLLEKRPTVLQTPFSSERPLQLPGKHPPQSWASLSLADSRGLGHCCLVKRLATSLFLCSSIKKPNYGPAWNGNGFRVDWVGFFGTGDFCGTDQSISWLKSRMA; encoded by the exons ATGGCGACTCCCGAG GATTCTCAGGAGCATGATTCGACCAGCGAGGGCATGGATGATAGCAACCATGATCCCCAGTTTGAGCCCATTGTCTCTCTGCCTGAGCAGGAGATTAAGACCCtggaggaagatgaagaagagcTCTTTAAGAT GCGAGCAAAGCTGTTCCGATTTGCATCTGAGAATGACCTTCCAGAGTGGAAAGAGCGAGGGACAGGTGATGTGAAGCTACTGAAACACAAGGAGAAAGGGACGATTCGCCTCCTCATGAGGCGGGACAAGACTCTGAAGATCTGTGCGAATCACTATA TAACCCCCCTGATGGAGCTGAAGCCCAATGCAGGCAGTGACAGGGCTTGGGTTTGGAACACACATGCTGACTTTGCCGATGAAAGTCCAAAGCCAGAGCTGCTGGCCATCCGATTCCTGAATGCAGAAA ATGCCCAGAAGTTTAAGGCAAAATTCGAAGAATGCAAGAAGGAGCtaaaaaaccaagaaaataaagtaaaaaatgaagaacCAAAAATAGAACCAAAAGAAGAATCTGTAGAACCgaaagaagaaccaaaagaagAATCGAAAGAAGAGAAAGGTAAAGCTCCCTCAGCCGTTTCTTGTCGTTCCCTGCAGACTCACTCTGTACTTGACTGCCTTCCTCAGTCTTGCTGCTTTTCCAGTCTGCTAGAGAAGCGCCCCACGGTGTTGCAAACCCCTTTCTCTAGTGAAAGGCCTCTGCAACTGCCTGGGAAACACCCACCCCAGAGCTGGGCAAGTCTCTCCCTGGCAGATTCCAGAGGCTTGGGCCATTGCTGTCTAGTTAAGAGGTTGGCCACCTCTCTCTTCCTGTGCAGTTCAATCAAAAAACCCAATTATGGACCCGCATGGAATGGCAATGGTTTTAGAGTTGACTGGGTTGGCTTCTTTGGAACTGGGGATTTTTGTGGGACTGACCAAAGTATTAGTTGGCTGAAATCTCGGATGGCTTAG
- the TRMT2A gene encoding tRNA (uracil-5-)-methyltransferase homolog A: protein MEKEEDAAAAGVDPLGRPVDVDLPAQPAGGEPLEELQEECGGAEEGTPAMYSYIKDDLFTSEIYKVEIQNVPRYVGFSDVKKFLAKFGLQPHKTKLFGHRPFAFVTFKSQEERDRAMKVLHGALWKGRCLSIRLAKPKADPMAKKRKREGEEGGPAEAKRPAPGAAEPSSVEEPIAKQIADVVTPLWTLPYEEQLERKQQECEQVLQKLTKEIGNNNRTLLPWLFVQKQKFNKLCCPLEGVKASPLQTEYRNKCEFLIGVGVGCQDKTVGCRLGKYKGGSCAVAEPFDTVHIPAGTKRVVRAFQEYIRSTPYSVYSPETYEGHWRQLTVRTSCSGETMAIVYFHPQKLSQEELAGLKASLGQHFTAGPGQPSGVTSLYFVEEGQRKSPNREDLPLEHVAGEKYIHEELLGLKFRISPHAFFQVNTPAAEVLYTTIRDWAQLDGEITVLDVCCGTGTIGLSLAQTVKRVIGIELCQEAVEDARVNAKMNALDNIEFHCGKAEDLVPSLMSSLASQRLTAIVDPPRAGLHSKVILALRRAEHLKKLIYVSCNPRAAMSNFVDLCRAPSNRVKGSPFRPVRAVAVDLFPQTLHCEMLILFERVEHPNDSSAVVEGPPPQSLAPAAPRAEGAELPHSADPGGPQAPGAPPGGPDRNPSLLPPAASIS, encoded by the exons atggaaaaggaagaggacGCAGCAGCGGCTGGTGTAGACCCCCTTGGCCGGCCAGTTGATGTAGATCTCCCTGCCCAACCGGCAGGTGGAGAACCCCTAGAGGAGCTCCAAGAGGAGTGTGGAGGGGCCGAAGAGGGCACCCCAGCCATGTACAGCTACATCAAGGATGATCTGTTCACCTCGGAGATCTACAAGGTGGAGATTCAGAATGTGCCCCGCTATGTGGGTTTCAGCGATGTGAAGAAGTTCCTGGCCAAGTTCGGGCTGCAGCCTCACAAGACCAAGCTGTTCGGCCACCGGCCCTTCGCCTTCGTGACCTTCAAGAGCCAGGAGGAGCGGGACCGGGCCATGAAGGTGCTGCACGGGGCGCTGTGGAAGGGCCGCTGCCTCAGCATCCGCCTGGCCAAGCCCAAGGCCGACCCCATGGCCAAGAAGAGGAAGCGGGAGGGCGAGGAGGGGGGCCCTGCCGAGGCCAAGCGCCCTGCCCCTGGAGCGGCGGAGCCCTCTTCCGTTGAGGAGCCCATAGCCAAACAGATCGCAGATGTGGTCACCCCCCTGTGGACCCTCCCCTACGAGGAGCAGCtggagaggaagcagcaggagtGTGAGCAAGTGCTGCAGAAACTGACCAA GGAGATCGGGAACAACAACCGCACGCTGCTACCCTGGCTCTTCGTGCAGAAGCAGAAGTTCAACAAACTCTGCTGCCCCCTGGAGGGCGTCAAGGCGTCCCCCCTGCAG ACAGAGTACCGCAACAAGTGTGAGTTCCTGATCGGCGTGGGCGTGGGCTGCCAAGACAAGACGGTGGGCTGCCGCCTGGGCAAGTACAAGGGCGGCTCCTGCGCTGTGGCCGAGCCCTTTGACACCGTCCACATCCCAGCGGGCACCAAGCGTGTGGTCCGGGCCTTCCAGGAGTACATCCG GTCCACCCCGTACTCTGTGTACAGCCCGGAGACATATGAGGGACACTGGCGCCAGCTGACCGTGCGGACCAGCTGCAGCGGAGAGACCATGGCCATTGTCTACTTCCACCCCCAG AAACTCAGTCAAGAAGAACTGGCAGGCCTGAAAGCCTCCCTCGGCCAGCACTTCACAGCGGGGCCCGGCCAGCCCAGCGGAGTCACCTCTCTTTACTTCGTGGAAGAGGGTCAGAG GAAGTCTCCCAACCGAGAGGACCTGCCCTTGGAGCACGTTGCAGGAGAGAAGTACATCCATGAGGAGCTTTTGGGGCTCAAGTTCCGGATTTCCCCTCATGCGTTTTTCCAG GTGAACACGCCGGCCGCCGAAGTCCTCTATACGACCATTCGAGACTGGGCCCAGCTGGATGGGGAGATCACGGTGCTGGACGTCTGCTGTGGTACGGGGACCATCGGCCTCTCCCTGGCCCAG ACAGTGAAGAGAGTGATTGGCATTGAGCTTTGCCAGGAAGCGGTGGAAGATGCCCGAGTGAATGCCAAGATGAATG CCCTGGACAACATCGAGTTCCACTGTGGCAAGGCTGAGGACCTGGTGCCCTCCCTGATGAGCTCCTTGGCCTCCCAGAGGCTGACCGCCATCGTGGACCCTCCCCGAGCTGGGCTGC ACTCCAAAGTCATCCTGGCCCTCCGGAGGGCGGAGCACCTGAAGAAGCTCATCTACGTCTCCTGCAACCCCCGGGCGGCCATGAGCAACTTTGTGGA CCTGTGCCGGGCCCCTTCCAACAGGGTGAAGGGCTCTCCCTTCCGCCCGGTCAGGGCCGTGGCCGTGGACCTGTTCCCGCAGACCCTGCACTGTGAGATGCTGATTCTGTTTGAGCGGGTGGAGCATCCCAATGACTCTTCGGCCGTCGTGGAGGGTCCTCCCCCCCAGAGCCTGGCCCCTGCTGCCCCCAGAGCCGAGGGGGCCGAGCTGCCCCACAGTGCAGACCCTGGAGGGCCGCAGGCTCCCGGGGCTCCTCCTGGGGGCCCTGACAGGAACCCCAGCCTCCTCCCTCCTGCAGCCTCAATTTCATAG